In Paludibaculum fermentans, the genomic stretch TGATGGCGGCGTGCTTCGTGATGAAGCCATCCATGCGCATCGTGGCCTGGAGGGTCGTTGCGTATTCGGATTCGTCGAACACCGTGGCGGAACCCTTCACGCGCCAGTTTTTGGTGATCGTGTAGTAGTGGAGGCCGATCGCATCGAAGTAGCGGCCGGCGTCACGCATCATGACTTCCATCCAGTGGTAATCTTCATCGGAGGGGCCGGAAGCGGACTTCAGGATTCTGACGCCCGCGGGGACCTTGATGAAGGTGGAGTAGCGGCGGGTGACGTCCGCTGCATACTCGGCACGCATGTTGCCGCCGCAGCCCCAGAGTTCATTGCCCAGCCCGATGTAGGGCAGCTTCCAGGGATCCTTGCGTCCATTCGCCGCACGTTCCGAGGCAAGCGAACCGGCCGGTGAAGTGACGTACTCCACCCATTCAGCCAGTTCACGGGGCGGAGCAGAACCGACGTTCCCGCTGATGTAGGGCTCAGCGCCGACGAGTTCAGCGAAGTCGAGGAACTCATGGGTGCCAAACGAATTGGGCTCGGTCACTCCGCCCCAGTGCGTGTTGATCTTGACGGGACGCTTGGCGCGCGGCCCGACGCCTTCCCGCCAGTTGTACTCATCGGCGAAGCAGCCGCCGGGCCAGCGGATGACGGGGACCTTGAGGTCACGCAAGGCTTGCAACACGTCGTTGCGATAGCCGCGGGTGTTCGGAATCTTCGAGTTCTCTCCAACCCAGATGCCGCCATAGATGCCTGCACCGAGATGCTCGGCGAACTGGCCGAAAATCTGGCGGTTGACTTGGGGACCGGGTTGGCCGGCCTGGATGGTGAGGCTGGCGGAGAGGGGTTGCTGGGCAGAGGCGGAGAAAGCCGCGACGAGGAAGGCGATCAGCGTTCGGATAGGCATAGTGCTCTTCTGGAGTGCTTACATTCTATAGAAGGAACGGACCCGGCGCGCTACCACCCGCGGCCGGCCGCGGTTTCCCCGGCCGGAACCCTTGGACTCTGCCTTCCCTCCGTGTAGGTGGTTGAAGCAATTGTCAGAGCCCAAAACCCGGCAGGAGGAATACATTGCGGAGGGCGGTCACCTGCCGCGCCCCGGCCTATCTGGAAGACCGGTTGCCCCTGGCGAGTGCCGCCGCCGCTGGGAGAGGAATGCCCTCGCACATCGCCGTCACGCGCGGCTTCAGCCTTTCTCATTGCGGATTTCCCTTGCGCAAAGATATATCTTGCGCTATATCTTGAGATATATCGAAGACAAGGAGAGTGAGTGATGTTTGAACGATTCTTTGGAATGCACGAAGCCCACGCAGCGCCGGAGCGCTGCTTCGCCAGGCGGCCGGGTTTGGGCGGCCCTGGCGGCGGACCCGGCTTCTGGGATCGATTCCAGGGCGGACCGCGCGGCGGATTTGGCCGTGGTTTCGGCGGCGGCCGCGAACGGCTGTTTGAGGGCGGCGATGTCAAACTGGTCGTGCTGAAACTGCTGTCTGAGCAACCCAGCTACGGCTACC encodes the following:
- a CDS encoding alpha-N-arabinofuranosidase: MPIRTLIAFLVAAFSASAQQPLSASLTIQAGQPGPQVNRQIFGQFAEHLGAGIYGGIWVGENSKIPNTRGYRNDVLQALRDLKVPVIRWPGGCFADEYNWREGVGPRAKRPVKINTHWGGVTEPNSFGTHEFLDFAELVGAEPYISGNVGSAPPRELAEWVEYVTSPAGSLASERAANGRKDPWKLPYIGLGNELWGCGGNMRAEYAADVTRRYSTFIKVPAGVRILKSASGPSDEDYHWMEVMMRDAGRYFDAIGLHYYTITKNWRVKGSATVFDESEYATTLQATMRMDGFITKHAAIMDKYDPQKRVWLAVDEWGTWFDTEPGTNPGFLYQQNTLRDAIVAALNINIFTRHADRIKMANIAQMINVLQAMILTKDEKMVLTPTYHVFEMFKAYQDATALPIDVKSPWYSKDGSTLPAVSATAVRGKDGLMHIGLVNVDPNAAVTVTAELAGITAASVTGRVLTAPEINTHNTFDQPTAVKPAAFTGASIEAGKLKVVLPAKSVVMLDVQ